The uncultured Treponema sp. genomic sequence AGCGAAACTGTAGTTTTTACGTTGTATTTTGCAGTTGTGGCGCATACGAATTTCATCATTATTGGAGGACCGATTGCAATTACTTCTGCTGGAGGAGTCTGCGACTGGCAAAGCTCTTCAACTGGAACTGTGGAAACTCCTTTGCGTCCTGCGCTTCCGTCGTCAGTCATAATTATAACTTCATCTGCGATTGCTTTCATTTCATCAACAAAAATCAGAAGATCTTTTGTGCGTGCGCAGATTACAACAATCACTTTGTTTCCGGCTGCCTTTAAAGCCTGAACAATTGGATAAAGAGGAGCTGTTCCGATTCCGCCGCCAACACAGAGAACAGGAGCGTCGTATTTTTCTATTTTAGACGGAGTTCCCAAAGGACCAAGAACTGCCGCAAGATAGTCGCCCGGATTAAGGCGCGCTATTTTCATTGTGCCTGCTCCAACAGCCTGAAAAACAAT encodes the following:
- a CDS encoding sulfide/dihydroorotate dehydrogenase-like FAD/NAD-binding protein — translated: MNKILEKRQLSETVYYMKFEAADIAKNRKAGQFLIVQYDDEMGERIPLTIADANAEEGWVAIVFQAVGAGTMKIARLNPGDYLAAVLGPLGTPSKIEKYDAPVLCVGGGIGTAPLYPIVQALKAAGNKVIVVICARTKDLLIFVDEMKAIADEVIIMTDDGSAGRKGVSTVPVEELCQSQTPPAEVIAIGPPIMMKFVCATTAKYNVKTTVSLNTIMIDGTGMCGGCRVSVGGKIKFVCVDGPDFDGHQVDWANMMTRMKSFKDEEEKHKCRLGM